GCGTCGCCGCACTTGGTCTGCCCGCGCTGTTCGTCGCCGCGGCGGTCATCAGACTGGGGCTTTACACCGCCTACGACGTGGCGAAACACACGACAGAGGGCGTCCAATCGACGCTCGCGGCGACGATACTCGCCGTCGTCTTTCTCGCCGGCTTCCAGGGAGCGACGCTGCTCGTGGGACTTGCCGGGCTCTTTGCGTACCTCATGGTCACGACGATTCAGTACCCGGAACTGTACGCCCGCGACGCGATTGCCATGGGCATGATTCAGGCGCTCGCCATCCTCGCACCACTGGCGTTCGACCGCATCTTCCCAAAGGGCCTGCTGGTGGCCGCGGTAGCCTACCTCGTGTTGGCTCCGCGCTTTTACTGGCGATAAGGCCGAAGGGAAACGCTCTTAGGTTGACCTGCCGGTAGTTCACGTATATGAGCAACGGGGACGAGGAACCCGAGACCCCCGCGGAGGACGCACCCGCAGTAACACCCGAGTCGTTCGAAGAACGCCTGGCTGAGGTCGAAGAGTCCTTAGACGAGGCGGAAACCGAGTCTGACCTCGACGAAATCGAGGCGCGACTCGACGCTCTCGAGACGGACCTCGGAGCGGCCGAACTCCCAGAACCGGAGGACGACGACGAGGACGACCCCCGCGAGGAACTGGAATCGAAACTGAGCGACCTGCGAGACGCACTCGAAGACGCTCGTGGCCCGTACGCCGAGGACGTCGTGAGTGAAATCGAGGCCGCGAAAACCAAAATCGAGGAAGGCGAGTGGACCGAGAAAGGCGACGACGAAGTCGTCACGGCCGCCGGGTCCTACGCCGACCGGATGGGCGAGATTCTCGATGCCTCGTTCGTCGTCGCGAGCGATTCGCACTACGACGTGCTCAACACGCTCGACGAAATCGCAGAAGCCGTCGAAGCCGCGAATCTCGACGCAGACGAGGACGAAGAGACCATCGCGGCACTCGTCGAAGCCACCGAAGAGTTCAAACAGGACCTGGAGGACGCCCAGGAGTGGGACGACCTCACTGTCGTCGAAAAGCTCGACGCACAGGGCTTCTACGACGTGCTGACGCCGAAGAATCGCAAGGACTACCCACCGGAACTCAACGCGGTTCGCATCTACGAAAAGGAGAACAACCCGGAGATGATTCTCCTCGCACTCGACATGCTCGAGTCGAACTTCATGCAGGAACACTGCATCGAAGCCCTCGGCCGCATGGGGTCGCCTGAGGCCTACGACGCGATGATCGGTCCGGCCCAGAAGCGCAAGAAGCCACAGATCGAAGTGCTCGGCAAAATCGGCAACCCGGACGCACTGGAGACGCTGCTCGAATACGTCGAAGCCGACAACGACCCACAACTCCAGAAGGTCACGATGAAGGCACTCGGCGAAATCGGTGACGAAGAGGCCACGCAGGTCATCGCTAACAACCTCGTCGCGGAGAACGAAGGCGTTCGCAGCCAGGCGGCGCGCGCACTCGGCCTCCTCGGCGACACCCGCGCCGTCGAACCGCTCGGCGACGTGCTCGACGACGACGAGTCCGACACCGTCCGCGCGAGCGCCGCGTGGGCACTCAACCAGATTGGGACGAAGGCGGCCCTCGAAGAGGCTGCCCGCTACGACGAAGACGCGTCCTACATCCTGCAGGTCGAAGCCGAGAAGGCGTCTGCTGCGCTCAAACAGACGACCGAACCGGCGGCCTGACCGGACGAACCTTTTTACACGAAGCTGGGACCACTCCGTGGCGTGTTCGTCCGTCTGGTCCTCGCACTCGCGCTCGTGCTCACCGTGTTCCAGCGACCGCGTCACCGACCGCAGACTAGCCCACGTTCGTCGCGGTGTACCCAAATCCGCTCACGGCAGACGACGCGGGCGAGTACGTCGTCATCGAGTTTCCGACAGCCAAAACAGGCAACTGGACGCTATCGGATGGAGAGACGACCGTCTCGCTGTCGCGTGTGAATTTGGCGGGACCTTGCGCCCTGACCGCCGAACTAGGGGTAACCGCAAATCGAACCGAGTATCCAGTCGCCACACTCCCGACTGCGCTCGAACTGTCGAACGGCGGGGAGACGCTAACGCTCCGGCACAAGAGAAACGTCTTGGATACCGTCACGTACGAGAACGCACCGCCGAGCGAACGGTGGGAGCGGACGGACGTAGGATGGACGTGGGAACCCCTCGGTGCAACGAACCGCCCGGTCGTTTCGGTTGGACCTGTTCCCGTCACGACGTTCCTCCTCCCGGACGCACCAAATGCGACGCTCGACGCAATCCAGACTGCAGACAGTCGCATCCTCCTCGCGGGTTACACCTTCTCTTCGTCGCGGGTGGCAGACGCCCTCGTCGCTGCCAACGACAGTGGCATCGCTGTTCGAATACTGCTCGACTGCGACCCCGTCGGCGGGATGACGACTCAGCAGGCGGCGACGCTCGACCGACTCACAGCCGCAGGTATCTCCGTCAAACTCGTCGGTGGCCCGCGTGCTCGCTATTCGTTTCACCACGCCAAGTACGCCGTCGTGGACGACCGTGCTATCGTCCTCACAGAGAATTGGAAGCCGGCGGGAGTCGGCGGTAACGCGAGTCGTGGCTGGGGAGTCGTCGTGGCGAACGCCACGCTCGCAGACGAACTCGCGGCCACCTTCCGGGCGGATGCGGAGTGGCGCGATACAACGGCGTGGGAGCGGGCACGCTCCACTCGCGAGTTCGTTTCAATCCCGCCGGCCAACGGGTCGTATCCGCGTCGCTTCCGCCCGCAATCCCTCAGCGCCGAGTCCGTCGAACTGCTCGTCACCCCGGACAACGCCGAACCCCGACTCGTCGAGCACCTCGATGCGGCAGAGGAATCGATTCTGGTAGAGCAGGTCACGATTGGCGGTCGTGACCACGCGCTGTTGGAAGCTACCCTTCGGGCAGCGCATCGCGGCGTCTCGGTACGAATTCTCCTCAGCGGCGCGTGGTACGCCCGCGAGGAAAACGAGGCACTTGCCACCGCACTGAACGACCGGGCGCGTAGGGAAGGACTTCCGCTCGAAGTTCGCGTAGCAGAGCCACGCGGCAGATTCGAGAAGATTCACGCGAAGGGCATCATCGTGGACGGCGACACAGTCGTCCTCGGCAGTCTGAATTGGAACGACCACGCGCTCAGAGAGAATCGAGAGGTGGTAGTCGTTTTGCACGGCGACGCCATCGGCGACTATTTCACGAGCGTTTTCGACGCAGATTGTCGCGGCGGGTCGTGGTGGGTGTCGATGGGCGTGCTCGGCGCGGTTGCACTGTCGGCACTCGCGGCGGGAGTAGTTGGAAAGAAAGTTCGTTTCGTGGTCAGTCGTGGGTGACGATGGTGCTGCGAAGCTCTTCGTCGATTTCCGCGGCCGCCATTTTCTCGACGAGCGCGTCGAGGACTTCCTCACGCATCCCCTTCACGAACTTGATGGACCCGACGACGAGATGGCCGCCGCCGCTGACGCCGCCGCCTTTGACCTCCTCATTGAGTTCCTGAACCATGTTCGGGATGTCGAGGCGGACGCCGTCGGAGCGGAGGACCGTGAAGTCGGGACCGTAGCCGATGGTGATGACCGACTCGCCCGTCTCCTTGACCTTGCGGTCGTGGATTTCGCCAGTCGTCTTCCCCGGTGCGGGGTAGGTAAACCGGTGGGCGTGGCGCTCTAAGTCGATGCGGTAGAGGTGTGCGTCGTTGTCGAGCACCTCGTGTTCGACGTGGGGCATCACGGAGTCGAGTTGCTTCTCGACGTCGCGCTCTGCCCGCGAGGAGAGGAACTCGACGAGCTTCCGGTGGCGCTCCTCGTCGTCACAAGCGACGTTCAGGATGTCGTTGATGAGGTCACGACCGTCGTTGTACTTGAGCCAGTAGGCCTCGTAATCGAGTGCCTCGCCGATGTTCCAGAGGTCGTCCTCAGTGTAGCCTTCGGCTTCCGCGAGGTCGATGTACTGCTCCATGGCCT
This sequence is a window from Haladaptatus sp. QDMS2. Protein-coding genes within it:
- a CDS encoding HEAT repeat domain-containing protein; this translates as MSNGDEEPETPAEDAPAVTPESFEERLAEVEESLDEAETESDLDEIEARLDALETDLGAAELPEPEDDDEDDPREELESKLSDLRDALEDARGPYAEDVVSEIEAAKTKIEEGEWTEKGDDEVVTAAGSYADRMGEILDASFVVASDSHYDVLNTLDEIAEAVEAANLDADEDEETIAALVEATEEFKQDLEDAQEWDDLTVVEKLDAQGFYDVLTPKNRKDYPPELNAVRIYEKENNPEMILLALDMLESNFMQEHCIEALGRMGSPEAYDAMIGPAQKRKKPQIEVLGKIGNPDALETLLEYVEADNDPQLQKVTMKALGEIGDEEATQVIANNLVAENEGVRSQAARALGLLGDTRAVEPLGDVLDDDESDTVRASAAWALNQIGTKAALEEAARYDEDASYILQVEAEKASAALKQTTEPAA
- a CDS encoding phosphatidylserine/phosphatidylglycerophosphate/cardiolipin synthase family protein; protein product: MYPNPLTADDAGEYVVIEFPTAKTGNWTLSDGETTVSLSRVNLAGPCALTAELGVTANRTEYPVATLPTALELSNGGETLTLRHKRNVLDTVTYENAPPSERWERTDVGWTWEPLGATNRPVVSVGPVPVTTFLLPDAPNATLDAIQTADSRILLAGYTFSSSRVADALVAANDSGIAVRILLDCDPVGGMTTQQAATLDRLTAAGISVKLVGGPRARYSFHHAKYAVVDDRAIVLTENWKPAGVGGNASRGWGVVVANATLADELAATFRADAEWRDTTAWERARSTREFVSIPPANGSYPRRFRPQSLSAESVELLVTPDNAEPRLVEHLDAAEESILVEQVTIGGRDHALLEATLRAAHRGVSVRILLSGAWYAREENEALATALNDRARREGLPLEVRVAEPRGRFEKIHAKGIIVDGDTVVLGSLNWNDHALRENREVVVVLHGDAIGDYFTSVFDADCRGGSWWVSMGVLGAVALSALAAGVVGKKVRFVVSRG
- a CDS encoding protein sorting system archaetidylserine synthase (This PssA-like phosphatidyltransferase, along with a PssD-like decarboxylase, is required in Haloarchaea for the archaeosortase ArtA to replace the PGF-CTERM sorting signal with a C-terminal lipid anchor.); translation: MQPRFVGRLGLADAVTVANAALGFLAAAVAMVDPSLAARLILLAAVADGLDGVIARKMGGTPVGDYLDSLADVASFGVAPALFVVSVANAEWGLVLGDLSMRGVAALGLPALFVAAAVIRLGLYTAYDVAKHTTEGVQSTLAATILAVVFLAGFQGATLLVGLAGLFAYLMVTTIQYPELYARDAIAMGMIQALAILAPLAFDRIFPKGLLVAAVAYLVLAPRFYWR